In one Conger conger chromosome 5, fConCon1.1, whole genome shotgun sequence genomic region, the following are encoded:
- the LOC133129084 gene encoding leucine-rich repeat and fibronectin type-III domain-containing protein 2-like, whose protein sequence is MDKVLRGLLLLGTVVTMVHACPKYCACQNLSESLGTLCPSKGLLFVPPDIDRRTVELRLGGNFILRITQQDFANMTGLVDLTLSRNTIGFIQPFSFSDLETLRSLHLDNNRLTEIGPDDLRGLINLQHLILNNNQMEHISERAFEDLALTLEDLDLSYNNLRGLPWGSVRQMVNLHQLSLDHNLIDYIPEGTFTDLERLARLDLTSNQLQKLPPDPIFARAQDTVVLTTPYAPQLSLSFGGNPLHCNCEVLWLRRLERDDDLETCASPPNLKGRYFWHIAEEEFLCEQPLITQHTHKLLVLEGQTASMKCKAIGDPVPTIHWITPDDRLIGNSSRTVVYGNGTLDILITTSQDYGTFTCIAANLAGESTATVELSIVQLPHLTNDTGRPSQPKSRLSDITSSTKTTKGEPKAQPERAVSVTEVTAVSALVGWTVSKAAPKVKMYQLQYNCSDDEVLIYRMIPASSKAFLVTNLVSGTQYDLCVLAAWEDTATTLTATNVVGCVQFYTGDEYPQCQSLRSHFLGGTMILVVGGVIVATLLVFIVILMVRYKAGEDEPPSSKLPSVSDTYSQTNGGRILRNGLLPAKTKPKVTMRNEVVEFRCGSLQSSISSSSSSSSSDGRGGGGDDCSREGTPSGKWRTSSSAKGCPNLDHLLGAFTSLELRGQSRDPVPAGAGLAASTAPPTDKEPLLGRTMDSTLSRLLMLPLDSKPKRSHSFDMGDVVTCAEAPSQFSSYPRRISRIWTKRSLSVNGMLLQYDEEGEAEGSKGTPDSSEWVMESTV, encoded by the exons ATGGACAAAGTGCTCCGTGGCCTGCTGCTCCTGGGAACCGTCGTGACCATGGTCCATGCATGCCCCAAATACTGTGCCTGCCAGAACCTGTCAGAGTCTCTGGGCACCCTCTGCCCCTCGAAAGGCTTGCTGTTCGTGCCCCCGGATATCGACCGACGAACGGTGGAGCTGCGGCTGGGTGGAAACTTCATCCTTCGCATCACCCAGCAAGACTTCGCCAACATGACGGGCCTGGTGGACTTGACCCTGTCCCGAAACACCATCGGGTTCATCCAGCCCTTCTCCTTCTCCGACCTGGAGACCCTGCGCTCGCTGCACCTGGACAACAACCGCCTGACGGAGATCGGGCCGGACGACCTACGAGGGCTCATCAACCTGCAGCACCTCATCCTCAACAACAACCAAATGGAGCACATTTCAGAGCGGGCCTTCGAAGACCTGGCGCTGACGCTGGAAGACCTGGACCTGTCCTACAACAACCTGCGAGGGCTGCCCTGGGGCTCTGTGCGGCAAATGGTCAACCTGCACCAGCTCAGCCTGGACCACAACCTCATCGACTACATCCCCGAGGGCACCTTCACCGACCTGGAACGGCTGGCCCGGCTGGACCTCACTTCCAACCAGCTGCAGAAGCTGCCTCCTGACCCCATCTTCGCCCGCGCCCAGGACACGGTGGTGCTCACCACGCCCTACGCGCCCCAGCTGTCCCTCAGCTTCGGTGGGAACCCTCTGCACTGCAACTGCGAGGTCCTCTGGCTGCGACGGCTGGAGAGGGACGACGACCTGGAGACCTGCGCCTCCCCTCCCAACCTGAAGGGCCGCTATTTCTGGCACATCGCGGAAGAGGAGTTCCTCTGCGAGCAGCCCCTCATCACTCAACACACCCACAAgctgctggtcctggagggacAGACCGCCAGCATGAAGTGCAAGGCCATCGGAGACCCCGTGCCCACCATCCACTGGATCACCCCCGACGACCGCCTGATAGGCAACTCGTCTCGGACCGTGGTGTACGGGAACGGCACGCTGGATATCCTCATCACCACGTCGCAGGACTACGGTACCTTCACCTGCATCGCGGCTAATCTGGCCGGAGAGTCCACCGCCACCGTGGAGCTGTCTATCGTCCAGCTCCCGCACCTCACCAACGACACGGGCCGCCCCTCGCAGCCAAAGTCCCGGCTCTCCGACATCACCAGCTCCACCAAGACCACCAAGGGAGAGCCTAAGGCTCAGCCGGAGAGGGCCGTGTCGGTGACGGAGGTGACCGCGGTCTCAGCCCTGGTCGGGTGGACGGTCAGCAAGGCGGCGCCCAAAGTCAAAATGTACCAGCTTCAGTACAACTGCTCTGATGATGAAGTATTGATCTACAG GATGATCCCAGCATCGAGTAAAGCCTTCCTGGTGACAAACCTGGTGTCGGGAACTCAGTATGACCTGTGCGTACTGGCGGCCTGGGAGGACACTGCCACCACCCTGACTGCCACCAACGTGGTGGGATGCGTGCAGTTCTACACCGGGGACGAGTACCCGCAGTGCCAGTCTCTCCGTAGCCACTTCCTGGGTGGCACCATGATACTGGTGGTGGGCGGGGTGATAGTCGCCACCCTGCTGGTCTTCATCGTCATCCTGATGGTGCGCTACAAAGCCGGCGAGGACGAGCCTCCATCCAGCAAGCTGCCCAGCGTCAGTGACACCTACTCGCAGACCAACGGCGGACGCATCCTGCGGAACGGCCTCCTTCCGGCCAAGACCAAGCCCAAGGTGACCATGAGGAACGAGGTGGTGGAGTTCAGGTGCGGCTCTCTGCAGAGcagcatctcctcctcctcttcctcttcatcctcGGACGGGCGCGGCGGTGGCGGCGATGATTGCAGCCGGGAGGGGACGCCGTCCGGCAAATGGAGGACCTCCTCCTCCGCCAAGGGCTGCCCCAACCTCGACCACTTGCTGGGGGCCTTCACCTCTCTGGAGCTGCGGGGCCAGAGCAGGGACCCGGTGCCCGCCGGGGCTGGCCTGGCCGCATCGACGGCGCCGCCGACCGACAAGGAGCCCCTGCTGGGCCGGACGATGGACTCCACGCTCAGCAGGCTGCTCATGCTGCCCCTGGACAGCAAGCCCAAGAGGAGCCACTCTTTCGACATGGGCGACGTGGTCACCTGCGCTGAGGCCCCCTCGCAGTTCTCTAGCTACCCCCGGAGGATTAGCCGCATCTGGACTAAGAGGAGCCTCTCGGTGAACGGCATGCTCCTGCAGTATGACGAGGAGGGAGAGGCGGAGGGGAGCAAGGGGACTCCCGACAGCTCCGAGTGGGTCATGGAGAGCACGGTCTGA